From Erigeron canadensis isolate Cc75 chromosome 8, C_canadensis_v1, whole genome shotgun sequence, one genomic window encodes:
- the LOC122578112 gene encoding uncharacterized protein LOC122578112, translating to MNHCGIHQNNTFAPSRDEMRSSVSVSVSFDNGEPMVCPKPRRLSLFSTTVNEPVRSLRWQMCYQSEGYESKAGPELLDIIFSKGGGYGGSEQTCTQVASSPPFFSGSPPSRVSNPLIQDARFGDDKISPLSPHSIVPNPAVSGSPPPPQTSSSARKGGCLRGNFGNKPAVRVEGFDCLDRDNRRNCSIPTLA from the exons ATGAATCACTGTGGAATTCATCAAAACAACACCTTTGCGCCATCCAGAGATGAGATGAGAAGCTCCGTTTCGGTTTCGGTATCTTTCGATAACGGCGAACCGATGGTTTGTCCCAAACCCAGGCGGCTTAGTCTTTTCAGTACCACCGTGAACGAGCCTGTTAGGTCTCTCAGATGGCAGATGTG CTATCAGTCCGAAGGATATGAGTCAAAAGCCGGCCCTGAGCTTCTTGACATCATCTTTTCAAAG GGTGGTGGATATGGAGGATCAGAACAAACATGTACACAGGTAGCCTCGTCGCCCCCGTTTTTCAGTGGGTCACCGCCGAGTAGAGTTTCTAACCCGCTAATCCAGGATGCACGATTTGGGGATGACAAGATCTCCCCCTTGTCGCCCCATTCTATTGTGCCCAACCCTGCAGTGTCTGGATCGCCGCCGCCGCCCCAAACATCTTCATCTGCAAGGAAAGGTGGATGTTTACGTGGCAATTTTGGTAACAAACCGGCTGTTAGGGTCGAGGGGTTTGATTGCCTCGATAGGGACAATAGGCGCAATTGCAGCATCCCTACCTTGGCCTGA